One genomic region from Streptosporangiales bacterium encodes:
- a CDS encoding peptidoglycan DD-metalloendopeptidase family protein, with protein sequence MASKSLMFMFGVAGVCAFPFVLMFAVLFLAPLGMGGMAVAATCDEVSQSNPLPPGGAEGTVQPVDDIRVSSGFGERWGTFHHGTDYPSGGYGAPIYAYADGVVSRVKANPGGYGHYIVIDHNIDGKKFSTLYAHSFASQIEVTEGDNVKAGQGIARIGYDGDIRPPDVSGSHLHFEYHPGGYGGLDSAVDAHPYVKAAKPVSEANNQNAAAMRAAFERPSDPGDGGDDTDVGGIPLPKPDGPGIDHISKAGPIPENYLAAYKKAGQDYNLPWQLLAGIGWVETQHGQLDAEGVKSGYNDAAFPDEPEGCCAGPMQFNANPNFRDNAPGQTTWDAYKTDGNGDGVMNVYDIQDAAPSAAKKLVADGVKGGSEQAVRSAILRYNNPDTYVNSVLESAWVYADGEVPTIPGEDQGQCQPGGGSLVGGGDTSPGKKGNTDVKTDWPAESATRPDPYTDGAKITPRMANLLNRMNQSGSRPSSEHCHRDPSEDSVGDHSSGVACDFMYTPANTQHNKDAGWAMANWLVANQKTLGVEYVIWQGKKWSSTNQPDRWRPYESRHYSCPDPSNITGCHYDHVHVTVF encoded by the coding sequence ATGGCCTCGAAGAGCCTGATGTTCATGTTCGGCGTCGCCGGCGTCTGCGCCTTCCCGTTCGTGCTGATGTTCGCCGTCCTCTTCCTGGCCCCGCTCGGCATGGGCGGCATGGCCGTGGCGGCCACCTGTGACGAGGTCTCCCAGTCCAACCCACTACCGCCCGGCGGCGCGGAGGGCACCGTGCAGCCGGTCGACGACATCAGGGTCAGCAGCGGCTTCGGCGAGCGGTGGGGCACGTTCCACCACGGCACCGACTACCCGAGCGGCGGGTACGGCGCACCGATCTACGCCTACGCCGACGGCGTCGTCTCCAGGGTCAAGGCGAACCCCGGCGGGTACGGACACTACATCGTCATCGACCACAACATCGACGGCAAGAAGTTCAGCACCCTCTACGCGCACAGTTTCGCCAGCCAGATCGAGGTAACGGAAGGCGACAACGTGAAGGCCGGCCAGGGCATCGCTCGGATCGGGTACGACGGCGACATCCGTCCCCCCGACGTCAGCGGCTCGCACCTGCACTTCGAGTACCACCCGGGCGGCTACGGCGGCCTGGACAGTGCGGTCGACGCGCACCCGTACGTCAAGGCCGCCAAGCCAGTGAGCGAGGCGAACAACCAGAACGCCGCGGCGATGCGGGCGGCGTTCGAGCGGCCCAGCGATCCGGGCGACGGCGGCGACGACACCGATGTCGGCGGCATCCCACTGCCGAAGCCGGACGGCCCGGGAATCGACCACATCTCGAAGGCCGGTCCGATCCCGGAGAACTACCTGGCCGCGTACAAGAAGGCCGGCCAGGACTACAACCTGCCTTGGCAGCTGCTCGCCGGCATCGGCTGGGTGGAGACCCAGCACGGCCAGCTGGACGCGGAGGGCGTCAAGTCGGGCTACAACGACGCCGCGTTCCCCGACGAACCGGAGGGGTGTTGCGCCGGCCCGATGCAGTTCAACGCCAACCCCAACTTCAGGGACAACGCGCCCGGCCAGACGACCTGGGACGCGTACAAGACCGACGGCAACGGCGACGGCGTGATGAACGTCTACGACATCCAGGACGCTGCGCCGTCCGCGGCGAAGAAGCTCGTCGCCGACGGCGTGAAGGGTGGCAGCGAGCAGGCCGTGCGCAGCGCCATCCTCCGCTACAACAACCCGGACACCTACGTGAACAGCGTGCTCGAGTCCGCCTGGGTGTACGCCGACGGCGAGGTGCCGACCATCCCCGGCGAGGACCAGGGACAGTGCCAGCCCGGCGGAGGCTCGTTGGTCGGTGGCGGCGACACCAGCCCGGGCAAGAAGGGCAACACGGACGTGAAGACCGACTGGCCCGCGGAGTCGGCTACCAGACCCGACCCCTACACCGACGGCGCGAAGATCACGCCGCGGATGGCGAACCTACTGAACAGAATGAACCAATCGGGTTCCAGACCCTCGTCAGAACATTGCCATCGAGATCCGTCAGAAGACAGCGTGGGCGACCATTCCAGCGGCGTGGCGTGTGACTTCATGTATACGCCGGCGAACACGCAACACAACAAGGATGCCGGCTGGGCGATGGCCAACTGGCTGGTCGCCAACCAGAAGACGCTCGGGGTCGAGTACGTCATCTGGCAGGGCAAGAAATGGTCGTCGACCAACCAGCCGGACCGCTGGCGGCCGTACGAGTCGAGGCATTACAGCTGCCCGGACCCGAGCAATATCACCGGCTGCCACTACGACCACGTACACGTGACGGTGTTCTGA
- a CDS encoding TraM recognition domain-containing protein, protein MKAAGKSDAGPIAVLIAIASAATLAFTIGTAITVADWWNGAEWEFHNPFAAIIELINGELEWTAMTTFVLLLEWVLLGALGGGVFVLIKTFRKGVDKTEWDDASRRMGSRRDERATLLAAEQMSARLNVGTAEPGVLCGRSVRTSQLVYAPWEFLHLDIWGIGRGKTTSRVVPAILRAPGAVVSTSNKPEVMVKTRKPREQVGDCWVFDPQDIAGEKPSWWWNPLKHLHNLTKAEELGETLADAKVEDKQQAREDSFFDPKAKKLLSLALYAAAIDQRPITDIYLWLTDPRDTTMEDIFRHHGMDGLTGAALGALRRLPDKTRDSIYASAELYVDFLLNDQIVQWITPGEGKREFSPEHFVRSRDTLYLISRKGQGSAAALTTALTAVTMRLAEDYASSLSSGRLNPPMMAVLDEVANVCRWRQLPEMYSHYRSRGIVLMTFLQSWSQGVQLWGPEGMKVLWDAATCKVYGGGSGEGEFLKLISDTVGEWEMPVHTSNTDAQSMWLKSGWQDSTRAKAILPVAELAALPEGRLVAMLAGVRPLMLNAEYYFKTDDAAIVSESERKYGKQEQQRQDAMNMQHMNQPVEPVPPIGQQPEQQLPAGNQGDPNAGLAAWLNVRRN, encoded by the coding sequence ATGAAGGCCGCTGGCAAGAGTGACGCCGGACCCATAGCCGTCCTTATCGCCATCGCGTCGGCAGCGACGCTGGCGTTCACCATCGGCACCGCAATCACGGTCGCCGACTGGTGGAACGGCGCAGAATGGGAGTTCCACAACCCGTTCGCCGCGATCATCGAGCTGATCAACGGCGAACTCGAGTGGACCGCTATGACGACGTTCGTGCTGCTCCTCGAGTGGGTGCTGCTCGGTGCGCTCGGCGGTGGCGTATTCGTCCTCATAAAGACCTTCCGCAAGGGCGTGGACAAGACCGAGTGGGACGACGCGTCCCGCCGGATGGGGTCGCGCCGCGACGAGCGCGCCACTCTGCTGGCCGCCGAGCAGATGAGCGCCAGGCTGAACGTCGGCACGGCGGAGCCCGGCGTCCTCTGCGGCCGTAGCGTCCGTACCAGTCAGCTCGTCTACGCGCCGTGGGAGTTCCTGCACCTCGACATCTGGGGCATCGGCCGCGGTAAGACGACGTCCCGTGTAGTGCCCGCGATCCTGCGCGCGCCGGGCGCAGTGGTCTCCACCTCCAACAAACCGGAGGTGATGGTGAAGACCCGCAAGCCGCGCGAGCAGGTAGGTGACTGCTGGGTGTTCGACCCGCAGGACATCGCCGGCGAGAAGCCGAGCTGGTGGTGGAACCCGCTCAAGCACCTGCACAACCTCACCAAGGCGGAAGAGCTCGGCGAGACGCTCGCCGACGCGAAGGTCGAGGACAAGCAGCAGGCACGCGAGGACTCGTTCTTCGACCCGAAGGCGAAGAAGCTGCTCTCGCTCGCGCTGTACGCGGCGGCCATCGACCAACGCCCGATCACGGACATCTACCTCTGGCTCACCGACCCGCGCGACACCACGATGGAGGACATCTTCCGGCACCACGGCATGGACGGCCTGACCGGTGCCGCGCTCGGTGCGTTGCGGCGACTGCCGGACAAGACCCGCGACAGCATCTACGCCAGTGCCGAGCTCTACGTCGACTTCCTGCTGAACGACCAGATCGTGCAGTGGATCACCCCGGGCGAGGGCAAGCGCGAGTTCAGCCCGGAGCACTTCGTCCGCAGCCGCGACACGCTGTACCTCATCTCCCGCAAGGGACAGGGCTCCGCCGCAGCGCTCACCACCGCGCTCACCGCCGTCACCATGCGGCTGGCCGAGGACTACGCGTCCAGCCTCTCCAGCGGCCGGCTCAACCCGCCGATGATGGCGGTGCTCGACGAGGTGGCGAACGTCTGCCGGTGGCGGCAGCTGCCGGAGATGTACAGCCACTACCGGTCCCGCGGCATCGTGCTGATGACGTTCCTGCAGTCGTGGTCGCAGGGCGTGCAGCTGTGGGGACCTGAGGGCATGAAGGTCCTCTGGGACGCGGCAACCTGCAAGGTCTACGGCGGCGGCAGCGGCGAGGGCGAGTTCCTCAAGCTGATCTCCGACACCGTCGGCGAGTGGGAGATGCCGGTACACACGTCGAACACCGACGCGCAGAGCATGTGGCTGAAGTCCGGCTGGCAGGACAGCACCCGGGCGAAGGCGATCCTGCCGGTGGCCGAACTGGCGGCACTGCCCGAGGGGCGGCTGGTCGCGATGCTCGCCGGCGTACGACCGTTGATGCTGAACGCGGAGTACTACTTCAAGACCGATGACGCGGCCATCGTCTCGGAATCCGAGCGCAAGTACGGCAAGCAGGAACAGCAGCGCCAGGACGCCATGAACATGCAGCACATGAACCAGCCGGTAGAGCCGGTGCCGCCGATCGGGCAGCAACCGGAGCAACAACTCCCGGCCGGCAACCAGGGTGACCCGAACGCCGGCCTGGCCGCCTGGCTGAACGTCCGTAGGAACTGA
- a CDS encoding alpha-D-glucose phosphate-specific phosphoglucomutase, whose product MAEQNRAGQPATPADLVDVARLVTAYYAEHPDPAVPEQRVAFGTSGHRGSAFDLAFNDDHIAATSQAISDYRAGQGTDGPLFLARDTHALSEPAWATALEVFAANGVTVLVDARDGYTPTPALSHAVLAHNRGRTTGLADGVVVTPSHNPPRDGGFKYNPPNGGPADTAVTKRIEERANELLADGLAGVRRIPLARARAADTTAGYDFLDAYVGDLESVVDLAAVRAAGVRIGADPLGGASVAYWGAIGERYGLDLTVVNPSVDPTWRFMTLDWDGKIRMDCSSPSAMASLIAQRDSYAIATGNDADADRHGIVTPDAGLLNPNHFLAAAIDYLYRVRDGWPATTAVGKTLVSSAMIDRVAADLGRQLYEVPVGFKWFVDGLLDGSLGFGGEESAGASFLRRDGSVWTTDKDGIVLCLLASELTAVTGESPSARYAKLTERFGAPAYARVDAAASREEKAILGKLTADQVTATELAGEPITGKLTAAPGNGAALGGLKVTTDNAWFAARPSGTEDVYKIYAESFRGAEHLTQVREEARAVVSAALSG is encoded by the coding sequence ATGGCAGAGCAGAACCGTGCAGGACAGCCGGCGACACCGGCGGATCTCGTCGACGTGGCGCGCTTGGTCACCGCGTACTACGCCGAACATCCCGACCCTGCCGTACCGGAGCAGCGGGTGGCGTTCGGCACCTCCGGGCACCGCGGTTCGGCGTTCGACCTCGCGTTCAACGACGACCACATCGCGGCGACCAGCCAGGCGATCAGCGATTACCGCGCCGGTCAGGGCACCGACGGTCCGCTGTTCCTCGCCCGCGACACCCACGCGCTGAGCGAACCGGCCTGGGCGACCGCGCTCGAGGTGTTCGCCGCCAACGGCGTCACGGTGCTCGTCGACGCGCGGGACGGCTATACGCCGACGCCTGCGCTCTCGCACGCCGTGCTCGCCCACAACCGCGGTCGTACGACCGGTCTCGCCGACGGTGTGGTCGTCACGCCGTCGCACAATCCGCCGCGCGACGGCGGCTTCAAGTACAACCCGCCCAACGGCGGTCCGGCCGACACGGCCGTCACCAAACGGATCGAGGAGCGGGCGAACGAGCTGCTCGCCGACGGCCTCGCCGGCGTGCGGCGGATACCGCTCGCACGCGCGCGGGCGGCCGACACCACCGCCGGTTACGACTTCCTCGACGCGTACGTCGGCGACCTCGAGTCGGTCGTCGACCTGGCGGCCGTACGAGCGGCGGGCGTCCGCATCGGCGCTGACCCCCTCGGCGGTGCGAGCGTCGCGTACTGGGGCGCCATCGGCGAGCGGTACGGGCTCGACCTGACGGTGGTGAACCCGTCGGTCGACCCGACGTGGCGGTTCATGACGCTCGACTGGGACGGCAAGATCCGGATGGACTGCTCGTCGCCGTCCGCCATGGCGTCGCTGATCGCCCAGCGCGACAGCTACGCGATCGCCACCGGCAACGACGCCGACGCCGACCGACACGGCATCGTCACCCCGGACGCCGGGCTGCTGAACCCGAACCACTTCCTCGCCGCTGCCATCGACTACCTCTACCGCGTGCGCGACGGCTGGCCGGCGACCACAGCGGTGGGCAAGACGCTGGTGTCGTCGGCGATGATCGACCGGGTGGCCGCCGACCTCGGCCGGCAGCTGTACGAGGTGCCCGTCGGGTTCAAGTGGTTCGTCGACGGCCTGCTCGACGGCTCGCTCGGCTTCGGCGGCGAGGAGAGCGCAGGCGCGTCGTTCCTCCGCCGCGACGGCTCCGTCTGGACGACGGACAAGGACGGCATCGTGCTGTGCCTGCTCGCCAGCGAGCTGACGGCCGTCACCGGTGAGAGCCCGAGCGCACGCTACGCGAAGCTCACCGAGCGGTTCGGCGCGCCGGCGTACGCGCGGGTGGACGCCGCGGCGAGCCGGGAGGAGAAAGCGATCCTCGGCAAGCTGACCGCCGACCAGGTGACCGCGACCGAGCTGGCCGGCGAGCCGATCACCGGCAAGCTCACCGCCGCGCCGGGCAACGGTGCCGCACTCGGCGGGCTGAAGGTCACCACCGACAACGCCTGGTTCGCTGCGCGACCGTCCGGCACCGAGGACGTCTACAAGATCTACGCCGAGTCGTTCCGCGGCGCGGAGCACCTGACCCAGGTGCGGGAGGAAGCCCGAGCAGTGGTGAGCGCCGCCCTGTCCGGCTGA
- a CDS encoding cellulose synthase, with protein MDNYGEVLWLPVCAGLTGIGVLLSILVWRRRGAASGLRLISWSLLPIGLYLMGLLSIVVPFGVDLISWVTRAAFSLTAWIGVAVIGLAVVLWVISGVMLGRRRVAAGEDGKAVESGEAADTKQVAASDQPAEEDEGIGDIEEILRRRGIE; from the coding sequence ATGGACAACTACGGCGAAGTCTTGTGGCTCCCGGTTTGTGCGGGTCTCACCGGGATCGGGGTGCTGCTCAGCATCCTGGTCTGGCGGCGACGCGGGGCCGCGTCCGGCTTACGCCTGATCTCGTGGTCGCTGCTGCCCATCGGGCTCTACCTGATGGGGCTGCTCAGCATCGTGGTGCCGTTCGGAGTCGACCTGATCAGCTGGGTCACCCGGGCGGCGTTCTCCCTCACCGCGTGGATCGGCGTCGCAGTGATCGGTCTCGCCGTCGTGTTGTGGGTGATCTCCGGGGTGATGCTCGGCCGCCGCAGGGTCGCCGCCGGCGAGGACGGCAAGGCCGTCGAGTCCGGCGAGGCCGCGGACACCAAGCAGGTGGCCGCGAGCGACCAACCGGCCGAGGAGGACGAAGGTATCGGCGACATCGAGGAGATCCTGCGCCGCCGCGGCATCGAGTAG
- a CDS encoding cobalt transporter, with the protein MTVRTAVLQRRVRLIVAATITYNVLEAIVAIAAGTVASSAALIGFGLDSTVEVLSAAAVGWQFAGRDPAAREKRALRIVAIAFFALAAYVAVDAVRALWVQQAPEHSPVGIGLAAVSLLVMPLLSWLERRTGRQLGSASVVADSRQTLLCTYLSAVLLVGLLANAQLGWWWADPVAALVIAGVAVKEGRDAWRGDACCSPVAALHGHDDCGCGDGCACA; encoded by the coding sequence ATGACCGTCCGCACCGCGGTACTGCAGCGCAGGGTGCGGCTGATCGTCGCGGCCACGATCACGTACAACGTGCTCGAGGCGATCGTCGCGATCGCCGCAGGTACGGTCGCGTCGTCCGCGGCGCTGATCGGCTTCGGGCTGGACTCCACCGTCGAGGTGCTCTCCGCGGCCGCCGTCGGCTGGCAGTTCGCCGGCCGCGACCCGGCGGCCAGGGAGAAGCGCGCCCTGCGGATCGTCGCCATCGCCTTCTTCGCGCTCGCCGCGTACGTCGCCGTCGACGCGGTACGCGCGCTGTGGGTGCAGCAGGCACCCGAGCACAGCCCGGTCGGCATCGGCCTCGCGGCCGTCAGCTTGCTCGTGATGCCGCTGCTGAGTTGGCTGGAACGCCGCACCGGGCGCCAGTTGGGCTCCGCGAGCGTGGTCGCCGACTCCAGGCAGACGCTGCTGTGCACCTACCTGTCGGCCGTGCTGCTGGTCGGGCTGTTGGCGAACGCACAGCTCGGCTGGTGGTGGGCGGACCCGGTGGCGGCGTTGGTCATCGCCGGGGTCGCGGTGAAGGAAGGCAGGGACGCCTGGCGTGGCGACGCGTGCTGCTCGCCGGTCGCCGCACTGCACGGGCACGACGACTGCGGTTGCGGCGACGGATGCGCCTGCGCGTAA
- a CDS encoding metalloregulator ArsR/SmtB family transcription factor: MLTRATRMDALTRLGRALADPTRCRLLLALLDGPGYPSQLASELGLTRSNVSNHLACLRGCGLVVAVAEGRQVRYELADPHLARGLAELCDVVLAVRPEQPCVDDDATVPAVAG; encoded by the coding sequence ATGCTGACGCGAGCGACGCGGATGGACGCGCTGACCAGGCTGGGCCGGGCGCTGGCCGACCCGACCAGGTGCCGGCTGCTGCTTGCCCTGCTCGACGGCCCCGGCTACCCCAGCCAGCTCGCCAGCGAGCTGGGTTTGACCAGGTCGAACGTGTCGAACCACCTGGCCTGCCTGCGGGGGTGCGGGTTGGTCGTCGCGGTGGCCGAGGGGCGGCAGGTGCGCTACGAGCTGGCCGACCCGCACCTGGCCCGCGGCCTGGCCGAGCTGTGCGACGTCGTGCTCGCCGTCCGCCCGGAGCAGCCGTGCGTCGACGACGACGCGACCGTACCTGCGGTGGCCGGATGA
- a CDS encoding response regulator, whose protein sequence is MPENGNEPEARLVVVDDEPNIVELLSASLQFAGFDVTTATDGPEAVTAVQKIRPDLLVLDVMMPGMDGFAVVRRLRADGIRVPVLFLTARDATGDKVQGLTLGGDDYVTKPFSLEELVARIRAVLRRTAGPDANLRSAKLSFADIELDDESHEVYKAGEPVSLSPTEFKLLRYLMENTGRVLSKAQILDHVWQYDFGGDANIVESYISYLRRKIDTTQPRLLHTVRGVGYVLRKPRR, encoded by the coding sequence GTGCCGGAGAACGGTAACGAGCCGGAGGCGCGCCTCGTCGTGGTCGACGACGAGCCGAACATCGTCGAGCTGCTGTCCGCGAGCCTGCAGTTCGCGGGTTTCGACGTCACCACGGCGACCGACGGGCCCGAGGCCGTCACGGCCGTGCAGAAGATCCGGCCGGACCTGCTCGTGCTCGACGTGATGATGCCGGGCATGGACGGCTTCGCCGTGGTGCGCAGGCTCCGCGCGGACGGCATCAGGGTGCCCGTGCTCTTCCTCACCGCCCGCGACGCGACCGGCGACAAGGTGCAGGGACTCACCCTCGGCGGTGACGACTACGTCACCAAGCCGTTCAGCCTGGAGGAGCTGGTCGCGCGTATCCGTGCGGTGCTGCGACGCACGGCGGGCCCGGACGCGAACCTGCGGTCGGCGAAGCTCAGCTTCGCCGACATCGAACTGGACGACGAGTCGCACGAGGTGTACAAAGCCGGCGAGCCGGTGTCGTTGTCCCCGACGGAGTTCAAGCTGCTGCGCTACCTGATGGAGAACACCGGGCGCGTACTGTCCAAGGCACAGATCCTGGACCACGTCTGGCAGTACGACTTCGGTGGCGATGCGAACATCGTCGAGTCGTATATCTCGTACCTGCGACGGAAGATCGACACCACGCAGCCGCGACTGCTGCACACCGTGCGCGGCGTCGGCTACGTCCTACGGAAGCCGCGCAGATGA
- a CDS encoding HAMP domain-containing protein codes for MSERLAAAVRGWLPTPSTWPLRVKLVAAVLLLVSVGLAVASGATVAALRTYLYAKVDDSLLATQRQMTEAAQQGTWGRPTTSGLQLPSQYVVTVFPATGADRRVFGATFYPDEPDIPSIDISRAHRLHGKAFTVRSVEGEGRWRVAVSPLADGSGSIALAVSLATTDQTIGRLAGTLLVVDAAVLALIGALGYVLVRGSLRPLVSVESTAGAIAAGDLTRRVPESDPRTEIGRLSTALNTMLSQIEEAFRDREASEAAARNSEGRMRQFVADASHELRTPLTSIRGFSELYRQGAAGTREDTDRLMHRIEDESTRMGLLVDDLLLLARLDQRRPMARDPVDLVELAADAVDAGRAIQPDRDITLTVEDPDGAIVVGDEARLRQVLTNLVNNALTHTTIDVPVVVRIGDDPDDGGRVRLDVTDAGTGLSADDARRVFERFYRVDTSRSRSAGGTGLGLSIVSAIVAGHGGWAGVESSPGNGATFHVHLPRDLPPTAEPEEAVS; via the coding sequence ATGAGCGAACGGCTGGCGGCCGCAGTACGCGGCTGGCTGCCCACCCCGTCGACCTGGCCGTTGCGGGTCAAGCTCGTCGCGGCCGTGCTGCTGTTGGTCAGCGTGGGGCTCGCCGTCGCCAGCGGCGCCACGGTCGCCGCTCTGCGCACGTACCTCTACGCCAAGGTCGACGACAGCCTGCTGGCCACGCAGCGGCAGATGACCGAGGCGGCCCAGCAGGGCACCTGGGGACGGCCGACGACCAGCGGCCTGCAGCTGCCCAGCCAGTACGTGGTCACCGTCTTCCCCGCCACCGGCGCCGACCGGCGGGTCTTCGGCGCGACGTTCTACCCGGACGAGCCGGACATCCCTTCGATCGACATCTCCCGCGCACACCGCCTGCACGGCAAGGCGTTCACCGTCCGCTCCGTCGAGGGTGAGGGCCGGTGGCGGGTGGCGGTAAGCCCGCTTGCCGACGGGTCGGGGAGCATCGCGCTTGCGGTCAGCCTCGCGACCACCGACCAGACCATCGGCCGGCTGGCCGGCACACTGCTGGTGGTCGACGCCGCCGTACTCGCGCTGATCGGCGCACTCGGTTACGTGCTGGTACGCGGTAGCCTGCGTCCGCTCGTCTCGGTCGAGTCGACCGCAGGTGCCATCGCGGCCGGTGACCTCACCCGGCGGGTACCGGAGTCCGATCCGCGTACGGAGATCGGCCGGCTGTCGACGGCGCTGAACACCATGCTGAGCCAGATCGAGGAGGCGTTCCGAGATCGCGAGGCGTCCGAGGCGGCGGCCCGCAACTCCGAGGGCCGGATGCGACAGTTCGTGGCCGACGCCAGCCACGAGCTGCGTACCCCGCTGACGTCCATCCGCGGCTTCTCCGAGCTGTACCGGCAGGGCGCGGCGGGCACCAGGGAGGACACCGACCGGCTGATGCACAGGATCGAGGACGAGTCGACCCGGATGGGGCTGCTCGTCGACGACCTGCTGCTGCTGGCCAGGCTGGACCAGCGCCGGCCGATGGCGCGTGACCCCGTCGACCTGGTGGAGCTGGCCGCCGACGCGGTGGACGCCGGCCGCGCGATCCAGCCGGACCGCGACATCACGCTGACCGTCGAGGACCCCGACGGCGCCATCGTCGTCGGCGACGAGGCGCGGCTGCGGCAGGTGCTGACCAACCTGGTGAACAACGCGCTCACCCACACCACCATCGACGTACCCGTGGTGGTGCGGATCGGCGACGACCCGGACGACGGCGGGAGGGTCCGCCTGGACGTCACCGACGCCGGCACCGGCCTGTCCGCGGACGACGCGAGGCGCGTCTTCGAGCGCTTCTACCGGGTGGACACCTCACGGAGCAGGTCCGCAGGCGGCACCGGCCTCGGCCTGTCCATCGTCTCGGCGATCGTCGCCGGCCACGGCGGTTGGGCCGGCGTGGAGAGCTCCCCCGGCAACGGCGCGACCTTCCACGTGCACCTCCCCCGCGACCTACCGCCGACGGCGGAGCCCGAGGAGGCGGTCAGCTAG
- a CDS encoding helix-turn-helix domain-containing protein, whose translation MSELLRRAVHILDVLRVERAGLTIREVAAEVDLPKSTVQRLLKELVETDMAAQDEVTRKYRLGPRTLALGMAYQRRLDLRSVARPYLTRLRDELGETVGLSVPLGHELMHLDQVECAERLRATFEVGRPLPLWSGAPSRVLMMEMSEDEVRRIAADRSRVDYHPVNAPTPDEVVAGVAATRERGYAMAFEETIAGVSTIAVPLRGHAERVVATLGVTGPSSRFGRSEMESVAPTLVDAAREISAKLGGVAAS comes from the coding sequence ATGAGTGAGCTGTTGCGGCGCGCTGTGCACATCCTCGACGTGCTGCGCGTGGAGCGGGCCGGGCTGACCATCAGGGAGGTCGCGGCCGAGGTCGACCTGCCGAAGAGCACCGTGCAGCGGCTGCTGAAGGAGCTCGTCGAGACCGACATGGCCGCGCAGGACGAGGTCACCCGCAAGTACCGGCTCGGCCCGCGCACGCTCGCGCTCGGCATGGCGTACCAGCGCCGGCTCGACCTGCGCAGCGTCGCGCGACCGTACCTGACCCGGCTACGCGACGAGCTCGGCGAGACGGTCGGGCTGTCCGTCCCGCTCGGGCACGAGCTGATGCACCTCGACCAGGTGGAGTGCGCCGAGCGGCTGCGGGCCACCTTCGAGGTGGGCCGCCCGCTGCCGCTGTGGAGCGGCGCGCCCAGCCGGGTGCTGATGATGGAGATGTCCGAGGACGAGGTGCGCAGGATCGCCGCGGACCGCAGCCGGGTCGACTACCACCCGGTCAACGCGCCCACCCCCGACGAGGTGGTCGCCGGCGTGGCCGCGACCAGGGAACGCGGGTACGCGATGGCCTTCGAGGAGACCATCGCCGGGGTCAGCACGATCGCCGTCCCGCTGCGCGGCCACGCGGAGCGCGTGGTGGCGACGCTCGGCGTCACCGGGCCGAGCAGCCGGTTCGGCCGCAGCGAGATGGAGTCCGTCGCCCCGACCCTCGTCGACGCGGCCCGCGAGATCAGCGCCAAGCTCGGCGGTGTAGCCGCTAGCTGA